The sequence below is a genomic window from bacterium.
AAGAAAACCCAAAAGATTCATTTTGAAGATGTTGAAATTCCAACAATAGATTTAACCCGTGAATTTAATCTAAATAATCACAAAAAAAGGCAAAAAAAAGAAATTATCCTTGTTGAATTCGATGGGATTAAAAAAGGATTATTAGTTGATGAAGTCTTAAGGATTTTAAAAGTAAATTTAGATAAGGTTAAGGTCATCCCTTCCTTGATAAAAACTACTGCCCCAAAAGACCATTTCTGGGCAGTAGCACAAGTTGAAGAGGAGCTTATTTTATTAT
It includes:
- a CDS encoding chemotaxis protein CheW, with the protein product MEIELALFRLQNQQFGIEVKSINRILTSSLNKKTQKIHFEDVEIPTIDLTREFNLNNHKKRQKKEIILVEFDGIKKGLLVDEVLRILKVNLDKVKVIPSLIKTTAPKDHFWAVAQVEEELILLLDIRKL